In Candidatus Paceibacterota bacterium, one genomic interval encodes:
- a CDS encoding Panacea domain-containing protein, protein MAKINEKKYKEIILYLAEKLGGEIKGKKKLAKLLYFVDFDYFEKFNKSLTGDVYKALPMGPFPITMEKVLADMNGKEIDIKQEKERADFNPTEIYKARRKIERNFSKEEHEILDRVILKYGHLSGKQLEDLTHAEAPYIGTAPNQEIAYELAFYRGTNMEENA, encoded by the coding sequence ATGGCAAAAATCAACGAAAAAAAATATAAGGAGATTATCTTATATCTTGCGGAAAAGCTTGGCGGCGAGATAAAAGGTAAGAAAAAACTAGCGAAATTGTTATATTTCGTCGATTTTGATTATTTTGAAAAATTCAATAAATCATTGACCGGCGATGTTTATAAGGCGTTGCCCATGGGGCCATTTCCTATAACCATGGAAAAAGTGCTTGCTGATATGAATGGAAAAGAGATTGATATAAAACAAGAAAAAGAGAGGGCTGATTTCAACCCGACGGAAATTTACAAAGCCAGAAGGAAAATTGAAAGAAATTTTTCAAAGGAAGAACATGAAATATTAGATAGGGTTATTTTGAAATATGGCCACTTATCAGGAAAACAACTGGAGGATCTGACGCACGCAGAAGCGCCATATATCGGTACAGCTCCCAATCAGGAGATTGCTTATGAGCTGGCTTTTTATCGCGGAACTAACATGGAAGAAAATGCTTAA
- a CDS encoding VCBS repeat-containing protein codes for MNKWILVLTVIAIAALTAGCINGPPYIVREDMNNDGLNDTIITQYDSAIDVIYITMDGSGGSFSKEITRRKIEKASTIVFDLNKDGKHDVIYKTSYVDGSWEVLYGKGDGTFEDHRELGMDEMQAIKNYKSN; via the coding sequence ATGAATAAATGGATATTGGTTTTGACTGTCATAGCGATCGCTGCTTTGACGGCAGGATGTATCAACGGTCCGCCCTATATTGTAAGGGAGGACATGAACAATGACGGTTTGAACGATACTATAATAACTCAGTATGACTCAGCTATCGATGTGATCTATATAACGATGGACGGATCTGGCGGTTCTTTTTCAAAGGAAATAACGAGAAGGAAAATTGAAAAAGCTTCAACGATCGTTTTTGATCTGAATAAGGATGGAAAGCATGATGTCATCTATAAGACCAGTTACGTGGATGGTTCATGGGAGGTCCTATACGGAAAAGGGGATGGAACCTTTGAAGATCACAGGGAGCTTGGGATGGATGAAATGCAGGCAATAAAGAACTATAAGTCGAATTAA
- the purD gene encoding phosphoribosylamine--glycine ligase gives MKQRVLVLGNGGREDAMVNRLVREGHKVYAIPGNAGTKKIGINVPIDLANLDELARFARNNVHVTIVGPETILNQGIVDRFKHERIPIFGPGKFATQLEADKLFGKLFMEEYGIPTAEYEMFQGYEDAMEYVRKNNLKKGVVKANGLASGKGVFVCKTRREIESALYRIMVKQEFGCAGNIVLIEKLLSGRELSLMVFYDGRTFKMFPLIQDHKRAHDNDKGPNTGGMGAIGPLTWVSDDLFKRIKQEIVIPTMQGLKDRNMPYAGCLYFGLMMTKKGPMVLEYNVRLGDPEAQVAMALLGTSFLKIVEVCIAGKLSEVEIDWKKKYAVCLVLASEGYPAKVKDAKKEKIIISGIEEAEKISGVYVNHSGTERLNDLYTFKGKRVLSVTAIANTKEEARALAYRAAKLIKFDGKWCREDIGIESSW, from the coding sequence ATGAAACAGAGAGTATTGGTTTTGGGAAACGGCGGGCGTGAAGATGCGATGGTGAACAGGCTGGTTCGTGAGGGGCACAAGGTTTATGCAATCCCCGGAAATGCGGGAACAAAGAAGATCGGGATAAATGTGCCGATAGATCTTGCGAATTTGGACGAACTTGCGAGGTTTGCCAGGAACAATGTCCATGTGACGATCGTGGGGCCGGAAACGATCCTCAACCAGGGGATAGTGGACCGGTTCAAACACGAAAGAATTCCGATATTCGGTCCGGGGAAATTCGCCACTCAGCTTGAAGCGGACAAACTTTTCGGGAAACTTTTCATGGAAGAGTACGGGATCCCGACCGCGGAATATGAAATGTTCCAAGGCTATGAAGATGCGATGGAATATGTCAGGAAGAATAATCTGAAAAAGGGCGTCGTGAAGGCGAATGGCCTGGCTTCCGGAAAAGGAGTTTTCGTCTGCAAGACAAGAAGAGAGATCGAATCCGCGTTATACAGGATAATGGTGAAGCAAGAATTCGGCTGTGCGGGAAATATCGTCCTTATAGAGAAACTTCTTTCGGGGCGCGAATTGTCGCTCATGGTGTTCTATGACGGTCGCACGTTCAAAATGTTCCCTTTGATACAGGATCACAAGCGCGCTCATGACAATGATAAAGGTCCGAACACCGGAGGAATGGGAGCCATCGGACCGCTGACCTGGGTGAGCGATGACCTTTTCAAGAGGATCAAACAGGAGATCGTCATTCCGACCATGCAGGGCTTGAAAGACCGGAACATGCCTTATGCGGGCTGTCTTTATTTCGGACTGATGATGACAAAAAAAGGACCGATGGTCCTTGAATATAACGTCAGGCTGGGAGATCCTGAGGCGCAGGTCGCGATGGCGCTTCTTGGAACAAGCTTTCTGAAGATCGTCGAAGTGTGCATTGCAGGAAAGCTATCCGAGGTCGAAATAGACTGGAAGAAAAAGTATGCGGTATGTCTGGTGCTCGCTTCCGAGGGCTATCCCGCGAAAGTCAAAGATGCAAAGAAAGAAAAGATCATAATAAGCGGGATCGAAGAGGCCGAAAAGATCTCCGGAGTCTATGTAAATCATTCCGGCACCGAACGGCTGAATGACCTCTATACATTCAAAGGGAAACGCGTGCTGTCGGTGACGGCCATAGCGAACACGAAAGAAGAAGCTCGCGCGCTGGCATACAGAGCCGCAAAACTCATCAAGTTCGATGGGAAATGGTGCAGGGAGGACATCGGGATCGAAAGCAGCTGGTAA
- a CDS encoding NifU N-terminal domain-containing protein yields the protein MITVTVLTKRNPEFREYEVNERVSNSDRLFNDISSEHSKESLIWIGNNGKSIVEDLFSTGGIGDILIFSEKISIQKKKEADWSKIEEQLMATLAKLYGGSKLSFWTWLSREINALTS from the coding sequence ATGATTACGGTAACAGTATTGACAAAACGCAATCCTGAATTCAGGGAATACGAAGTGAACGAAAGAGTTTCAAATAGCGACAGATTGTTCAATGACATCTCCAGCGAACACAGCAAAGAAAGCCTTATCTGGATCGGTAATAACGGGAAGTCTATCGTGGAGGATTTATTTTCAACCGGCGGCATAGGCGATATCCTGATATTTTCCGAAAAAATATCGATCCAAAAGAAAAAGGAAGCAGACTGGTCAAAGATTGAAGAACAACTTATGGCCACTCTAGCGAAACTATACGGAGGGTCAAAGCTTTCATTCTGGACATGGCTTTCACGCGAGATTAACGCTTTGACGTCATAA
- a CDS encoding HD domain-containing protein yields the protein MIIPKEVTTILKKLEKAGFEAYIVGGCVRDFLIDRDPNDWDVTTNAKPEDIQRLFPHNFYNNKFGTVTVVDEKAKNENMKNIEITTYRIDQGYSDKRHPDAILFTPNLEEDLARRDFTINAMALKVESGKSKVESRKAKKYEIVDPFGGQGDLKDKIIRAVGDADKRFNEDALRMMRAVRFASQLGFKIEKNTANAINKNRDLLKFVSCERIRDEFSKIILSDRSYDGVELLRETGLLRYVVPELEAGIGVGQNRHHIYTIYEHSVLSLKHCPSKKLEVRIAALLHDIAKPQTKAGSGPDATFYNHDFVGAKFARNIMTRLKFPNAVIDKVFLLVKNHMFYYNTGEVSEAGVRRLISRVGKENLKDLMDLRIADRLGSGVPKAKPYKLRHLEYLIEKVSKDPISPKMLKVNGNDIIKTLNVPPGPKIGAILKVLLSEIIEDPERNTKKYLEKRMKELYELSDEEIRKSENIIQEKKEEEDLKDKKKFWVK from the coding sequence ATGATAATCCCAAAAGAAGTAACAACCATTTTGAAAAAGCTTGAAAAGGCGGGCTTTGAGGCGTATATCGTAGGCGGATGCGTGCGCGATTTTTTGATTGACCGTGATCCGAACGATTGGGACGTGACCACAAACGCAAAACCCGAAGATATTCAAAGATTATTCCCACATAATTTCTATAACAACAAATTCGGCACGGTTACGGTTGTGGACGAAAAAGCGAAAAATGAGAACATGAAGAACATTGAGATAACAACCTACAGGATCGACCAGGGATACAGCGACAAAAGACATCCGGACGCGATCCTGTTCACCCCGAATCTGGAAGAAGATCTTGCCAGAAGAGATTTCACGATCAATGCGATGGCGTTGAAAGTCGAAAGTGGAAAGTCGAAAGTGGAAAGTCGAAAAGCAAAAAAATATGAGATTGTGGATCCGTTCGGCGGACAAGGAGATCTGAAAGACAAGATCATAAGGGCGGTCGGAGATGCTGACAAGAGATTCAATGAGGATGCTCTGCGCATGATGCGCGCTGTCCGATTCGCATCCCAGCTCGGATTCAAGATCGAAAAGAATACAGCCAACGCGATCAACAAGAACAGGGACCTCTTGAAATTCGTTTCATGCGAAAGGATACGCGATGAATTCTCGAAAATAATCCTGTCAGACAGGTCCTATGACGGCGTTGAACTCCTTCGCGAGACCGGACTTCTCAGATATGTCGTCCCCGAACTCGAAGCAGGGATCGGCGTGGGGCAGAACCGCCACCACATCTATACGATATATGAACACTCGGTCCTTTCTTTGAAACATTGCCCGAGCAAGAAACTCGAAGTGCGGATCGCGGCACTTCTTCATGACATCGCCAAACCGCAGACAAAAGCGGGATCGGGACCGGACGCGACTTTCTATAACCACGATTTTGTCGGCGCAAAATTCGCACGGAACATTATGACGCGCCTCAAATTTCCCAACGCCGTGATCGACAAAGTTTTTCTCCTCGTAAAAAACCACATGTTCTATTACAACACGGGAGAAGTCTCCGAAGCGGGAGTCCGCAGGCTCATCTCGAGAGTGGGAAAAGAGAATCTGAAAGATCTTATGGACCTCCGCATTGCCGACCGCCTCGGAAGCGGAGTCCCGAAAGCGAAACCATATAAATTACGCCATCTTGAATATCTGATCGAGAAAGTAAGCAAGGATCCGATCTCTCCGAAAATGCTCAAAGTGAACGGAAATGACATCATCAAAACCCTGAACGTCCCGCCGGGACCGAAGATCGGCGCAATCCTGAAAGTTCTTCTTTCCGAGATCATAGAAGACCCGGAAAGAAACACAAAGAAATATCTTGAGAAAAGAATGAAAGAGCTTTATGAACTGTCCGACGAAGAGATCAGAAAGAGCGAAAATATAATCCAGGAAAAGAAAGAAGAGGAAGACCTCAAAGACAAGAAGAAGTTCTGGGTGAAATGA
- the nth gene encoding endonuclease III yields MVKNNNQIKKIMMLLNGVYGDPKTALDFKTPHELLVATILSAQCTDKRVNLVTKELFKKYKNVADYVGADVGEFEKDIRSTGFYRNKAKNIINSAKMIFEKFGSKVPDTMEELVTLPGVARKTANIVLTEAYGKVEGIAVDTHVLRLSLRLGLSQNSNAEKVEKDLMKITPKEDWGKVSNLLIMHGRNVCFARKPNCIECVLNKICPSVSSFRNNP; encoded by the coding sequence ATGGTTAAAAATAACAACCAGATAAAAAAAATAATGATGTTGTTGAACGGGGTTTATGGGGATCCCAAAACCGCTTTGGATTTCAAGACGCCCCATGAACTTCTGGTGGCGACTATACTTTCTGCGCAATGTACGGATAAGCGCGTGAATCTGGTGACCAAAGAACTTTTCAAAAAATATAAGAATGTTGCGGACTATGTCGGGGCGGACGTCGGAGAGTTTGAAAAAGACATAAGGTCCACGGGATTTTATAGGAATAAGGCAAAGAACATAATCAACAGCGCAAAAATGATCTTCGAGAAATTCGGTTCCAAGGTTCCGGATACAATGGAAGAGTTGGTCACGCTTCCCGGAGTTGCAAGAAAAACGGCGAATATAGTTCTGACCGAAGCATATGGCAAGGTCGAAGGGATCGCAGTGGACACTCATGTGCTGAGGCTTTCATTGAGACTGGGGCTTTCCCAAAATTCAAATGCGGAGAAAGTTGAAAAGGATCTCATGAAAATAACACCGAAAGAAGATTGGGGGAAAGTTTCAAACCTGCTCATCATGCATGGAAGGAATGTTTGCTTTGCCAGGAAGCCGAATTGCATAGAATGTGTTCTTAATAAAATCTGTCCATCAGTATCCAGTTTCAGAAATAATCCTTAA
- a CDS encoding inositol monophosphatase: protein MDRNTEDNKIFKVAVRSLESSGKLLMKILLSDSTVAMKVETKNENDIETEADRLSARNIKKVISDSFPDHGIMFEESDYDKLSGSDHLWVVDSIAGTINFEARIPHFGINLALVKKGEPVFGFNYYPYADDLYYAKKGAGAFHINRRLKIKKRMSVSRIAEAKDGVLLLCSGKSLEKRLWTGRIFNKTVPFFRQVDKFSNAQEAGLLGSTKAVGYVSNSAQYWDFIAHKLIVEESGGRTSDIFGNELSRESNSVIYSNGLLHDFIVNLVKDTK, encoded by the coding sequence ATGGATCGAAACACCGAGGATAACAAAATATTCAAAGTCGCAGTCAGATCTCTTGAATCTTCGGGGAAACTATTGATGAAAATATTATTGAGTGATTCAACGGTTGCGATGAAAGTGGAGACCAAGAACGAAAATGACATCGAAACTGAAGCAGACAGGCTTTCCGCACGTAATATCAAAAAAGTGATATCGGATAGTTTTCCGGATCATGGCATAATGTTTGAGGAGTCGGACTATGATAAGCTGTCCGGCTCTGATCATTTGTGGGTCGTTGATTCGATTGCGGGAACAATTAACTTTGAAGCAAGGATCCCTCATTTCGGCATCAATCTTGCATTGGTGAAAAAAGGCGAGCCGGTCTTCGGATTCAATTATTATCCGTATGCGGACGATCTTTATTATGCGAAGAAGGGCGCCGGGGCGTTTCATATCAATCGCAGATTGAAGATCAAAAAAAGGATGAGCGTGAGCAGGATCGCTGAAGCGAAAGACGGAGTTCTGCTCCTGTGTTCCGGAAAGAGCCTCGAGAAAAGATTATGGACCGGGAGGATCTTTAATAAAACCGTTCCATTCTTCAGGCAGGTGGACAAGTTCAGCAATGCGCAGGAAGCGGGATTGCTCGGAAGCACGAAGGCGGTCGGCTATGTTTCCAACTCCGCGCAATATTGGGATTTTATCGCGCACAAACTTATCGTCGAAGAATCCGGAGGAAGAACAAGCGATATATTCGGGAATGAGCTGTCCAGGGAATCCAATTCAGTCATATATTCCAACGGGCTTCTTCATGATTTTATCGTAAACTTGGTGAAGGATACGAAATAG
- a CDS encoding stage II sporulation protein M: protein MNGPIFDYLRTLKGYIRFSVRLLILSVVVGVYVAAYHEKETQAVIDWAADALSGGMDLSRFELFSFLFKNNVTALFYALIESLVFGISAVTMIIANGVIIGVFMVLVVKKASFLYFILGIVPHGIFEIPAAIIASSMGMKIGSTVMAKVRRKNVSIIDELYDAVKYFILLVVPLLFVAAFVESFITPVILSLA from the coding sequence ATGAACGGTCCAATATTCGATTATCTTCGTACTCTGAAGGGTTATATCAGGTTTAGCGTCCGGCTGCTCATTCTTTCGGTGGTGGTCGGAGTCTATGTCGCTGCATATCACGAGAAGGAAACGCAGGCGGTGATCGACTGGGCGGCGGATGCTCTTTCCGGCGGAATGGATCTTTCAAGATTCGAACTTTTTTCTTTTTTGTTTAAAAACAATGTAACGGCGCTGTTTTATGCATTGATCGAGTCTTTGGTATTCGGAATTTCTGCCGTCACAATGATCATTGCAAACGGAGTCATAATCGGAGTTTTTATGGTCCTGGTCGTGAAGAAAGCTTCTTTTTTGTATTTTATACTTGGGATCGTGCCTCACGGAATATTCGAGATCCCCGCGGCTATTATCGCTTCATCCATGGGAATGAAAATAGGTTCGACGGTAATGGCGAAAGTCCGGAGAAAAAATGTCAGCATTATCGATGAATTATATGATGCGGTTAAATATTTCATACTGCTGGTCGTTCCTCTTCTTTTTGTGGCCGCATTCGTCGAAAGCTTCATTACACCGGTCATTTTGTCTCTTGCATAA
- a CDS encoding DUF2769 domain-containing protein codes for MDHLWRIEVVDGKLADASADAIIMTIDPNRMFFRKIDRDIRRSQKGQGGAYYTQLPIKGIENLGTFIAKSDYEIRVESDKYNLDACICPSCRNYGKFPENNRQKLLCSPETERSSCIIASSDCICRKCPIHRRSYLRKELYCRAEIAKPKSEIKYPDIIFVSDRYISRLSDIVISGLSAADSAGFRHIAFPPFRHDIIWREIENSNSEKSREIAAGLNRYFLDHPDSKIESIEIIVDDDSVVFTELILEIEKHKILKRVLKKEKYSIAKAFKNLFKKNAVS; via the coding sequence ATGGATCATTTATGGAGAATCGAGGTCGTTGATGGAAAATTGGCGGACGCATCAGCCGATGCGATAATAATGACCATCGATCCGAACAGGATGTTCTTTCGAAAGATCGACCGTGATATCCGACGTTCGCAAAAAGGACAAGGCGGCGCATATTATACGCAACTTCCGATCAAGGGGATCGAGAACCTGGGCACATTTATCGCAAAAAGCGATTATGAGATCAGGGTCGAATCCGATAAATACAACCTTGACGCCTGTATTTGTCCCTCATGCAGGAACTACGGCAAATTCCCGGAAAACAACAGACAAAAATTGCTATGTTCGCCGGAAACGGAAAGGTCCAGTTGCATAATCGCATCCTCGGATTGCATATGCCGTAAGTGTCCGATCCACAGAAGATCATATCTTCGCAAGGAACTCTATTGCAGAGCAGAAATAGCAAAGCCAAAAAGCGAAATAAAATATCCCGACATAATTTTTGTGTCGGATAGATACATTTCCAGGCTTTCCGACATCGTAATCAGCGGACTTTCAGCTGCCGACAGTGCGGGATTCAGACATATTGCGTTTCCGCCGTTTCGCCACGACATTATATGGAGAGAGATAGAGAACAGCAACAGCGAAAAGAGCCGGGAGATCGCAGCCGGACTGAATCGATATTTTCTGGATCACCCGGATTCAAAGATCGAATCAATAGAGATAATCGTCGATGACGATTCCGTTGTCTTTACAGAGCTGATCCTTGAGATCGAAAAACACAAAATATTAAAAAGAGTGTTGAAAAAAGAAAAATACAGCATTGCCAAGGCCTTCAAGAATTTATTTAAGAAAAACGCAGTATCCTAA
- a CDS encoding heavy metal translocating P-type ATPase, which translates to MEKTIKLQVEGMHCASCEKIIDMEVMEIFGVKSTKFDFKNKTGEVVFDDSIVKNEEIVLAIEKAGYKGTIIEGVPSGSDSEALSKEEVVIEKKIVDANSPVRIRLESSVVADGEFFQQDGNPNFKGKINHLKRGEFEIPEGRQDVEKAIQSIFNSSKINQLLGAFSDNPPRSISSSASGPVVKEEKAVKTESIAAAKAGDQHVNLVLSGMHCASCAKIIEKKLAKVPGVKEANVNFAAEKARVIFDSSKAGVNDLVKAVKAVGYGASLPNDADPDAERRRKQKEIDGFRNKFVISFILSFPMLYFMLFDFFSFIPLKETLTPYIGIISFVLTIPVQFVIGAGFYKGMWSSLKMKTFNMDSLIAIGTSTAFFYSLWQFAAYFSRNDSFIGLNGEKIPELYFETAAFLITFVTLGKWLEAKAKGRTSEAIKKLMGLQPKTARVVRNGGSIDIPIEQVVKGDVIVVRPGEKIPVDGVLTKGKSSVDESMLTGESIPVEKNVGDKVIGATINKHGSFEFEATKVGNETALAQIIRLIEDAQGSKAPIQAMADKISSYFVPAVLVIATLTFVAWFYVFGAGLTFSLMAFTSVIVIACPCALGLATPTAIMVGVGKGAEYGVLIKGGEPLEAANKIKAIVFDKTGTLTNGKPEVTDIVATSSFDEDDIIAIAGGLEKLSEHPLAEAIIKYSEEESIKLSEVRDFKAIPGHGVEGKAGDVMYYLGNRKLIVETLGLDLEKAEKKMKRLEEAGKTVMILSNGKDILGLIAVADTLKESSLEAVQKLQKRGIEVFMITGDNRRTADAIAKQVGIKNVLAEVLPQDKANEVRKLQERKIKVAMVGDGINDAPALAQADLGIAMGGGTDVAMETGGIVIIRNDLRDVLTALDLSRDTMAKIRQNMFFALFYNVIGIPIAARVFVSIGLVLKPELAGLAMAFSSISVVSNSLLLKYFKPNKKNYLSMIAPFILAILFTFMFIEFGKISSSMGSGSGMEKAAISAEMKNEITDMVSSGQSKINFTVDGSPKLFLKAGDIDGIKIKEGSSGLNDNDMIVGYAEATMMQEEKIFRNINDSINDFFGLSSVRVTGILEPTGTILDYYHVVNSNTFSRLRSDADMKAIRMGPEIKLIYETDGNVPLKFVGKIDSLGAINIGGSQYQEIYLGAEEADALIKMKAFKTAGDRIEDLFGNRVIVLGVLPKTDTVLDRFYFVSEDFRIR; encoded by the coding sequence ATGGAAAAAACAATAAAATTACAAGTTGAAGGAATGCATTGCGCGTCATGCGAAAAGATAATTGATATGGAGGTGATGGAGATCTTTGGAGTAAAGTCCACCAAGTTCGATTTCAAAAATAAAACGGGAGAGGTTGTTTTTGACGACAGCATCGTGAAAAATGAGGAAATTGTCTTGGCGATTGAGAAGGCCGGCTATAAGGGAACAATTATCGAAGGTGTTCCATCAGGATCGGATAGTGAAGCGCTGTCAAAAGAGGAGGTCGTCATCGAGAAGAAAATAGTGGATGCAAACTCTCCCGTGAGGATCCGGCTTGAATCATCCGTTGTTGCGGACGGAGAGTTTTTCCAGCAGGACGGCAACCCGAATTTCAAAGGGAAGATAAATCATCTGAAAAGGGGTGAGTTCGAGATCCCCGAGGGGAGACAGGATGTCGAAAAAGCGATCCAGAGCATATTTAATTCGTCCAAGATCAATCAGCTTCTGGGGGCTTTCTCGGATAATCCGCCGAGAAGCATAAGTTCTTCCGCGAGCGGACCGGTCGTCAAGGAGGAAAAAGCCGTCAAAACTGAATCTATTGCGGCAGCCAAGGCGGGCGATCAGCATGTGAATCTTGTTCTCAGCGGAATGCACTGTGCATCATGCGCCAAAATAATCGAGAAGAAACTGGCGAAAGTTCCGGGGGTGAAAGAGGCTAATGTGAACTTCGCCGCGGAAAAGGCGAGGGTTATCTTTGATTCATCGAAAGCGGGTGTAAATGATCTTGTGAAGGCGGTGAAGGCGGTCGGATATGGCGCCAGCCTCCCGAACGATGCGGATCCGGATGCTGAACGCAGGAGAAAGCAGAAAGAGATCGATGGATTTAGAAACAAATTTGTCATTTCTTTTATTTTGAGCTTTCCGATGTTATACTTTATGCTTTTTGATTTTTTCAGTTTTATTCCCCTGAAAGAAACGCTGACGCCATATATCGGAATAATCTCGTTTGTGCTGACCATTCCGGTCCAGTTCGTGATCGGCGCGGGATTCTATAAAGGCATGTGGAGCAGTTTGAAGATGAAGACATTCAATATGGACAGTTTGATCGCGATCGGAACGAGCACGGCGTTTTTCTACAGCTTGTGGCAGTTCGCGGCATATTTTTCGAGAAACGATTCTTTTATAGGCCTGAACGGAGAAAAAATACCCGAGCTATATTTTGAAACGGCGGCATTCCTCATCACCTTTGTGACCCTTGGGAAATGGCTTGAGGCGAAGGCAAAGGGAAGGACTTCGGAAGCAATCAAAAAACTTATGGGCCTCCAGCCAAAGACGGCGAGGGTTGTGAGAAATGGAGGATCGATCGACATACCGATCGAGCAGGTGGTCAAGGGCGATGTGATCGTGGTCCGACCGGGAGAAAAGATCCCGGTAGATGGAGTTCTGACAAAGGGCAAATCCTCCGTCGATGAGTCGATGCTTACGGGAGAAAGCATACCGGTTGAGAAAAATGTCGGTGACAAAGTGATCGGAGCAACGATAAACAAACATGGAAGTTTTGAATTTGAAGCGACCAAGGTCGGAAACGAGACGGCGCTGGCACAGATCATACGCCTTATCGAGGATGCGCAGGGTTCCAAGGCTCCGATCCAGGCGATGGCAGACAAAATATCCTCATATTTCGTGCCGGCAGTTCTGGTGATCGCAACTCTTACATTCGTTGCTTGGTTCTATGTGTTTGGTGCGGGTCTTACATTCAGCCTTATGGCATTCACGTCTGTGATCGTGATCGCTTGTCCGTGCGCGCTGGGGCTCGCAACTCCAACGGCGATCATGGTTGGGGTCGGAAAAGGAGCGGAATACGGAGTGCTTATAAAAGGCGGGGAACCGCTTGAAGCGGCCAACAAGATCAAAGCGATCGTTTTCGACAAGACCGGAACTCTCACCAATGGAAAGCCGGAAGTTACGGATATTGTGGCCACATCTTCGTTCGACGAGGATGATATCATCGCCATTGCGGGTGGTTTGGAAAAACTATCCGAACATCCTCTGGCGGAAGCCATAATAAAATATTCGGAAGAGGAATCCATAAAGCTTTCGGAGGTGCGGGATTTCAAGGCGATTCCGGGCCATGGTGTCGAGGGGAAGGCGGGTGACGTTATGTATTATCTTGGCAATAGAAAATTGATCGTTGAAACGCTTGGCTTGGATCTTGAAAAAGCGGAAAAGAAAATGAAAAGGCTCGAGGAAGCGGGGAAAACCGTTATGATTCTTTCCAATGGAAAAGATATTCTTGGGTTGATCGCGGTTGCGGACACATTGAAAGAAAGTTCGCTCGAGGCGGTCCAGAAATTACAAAAGAGAGGGATCGAGGTTTTCATGATCACGGGCGACAACAGGAGAACGGCAGATGCGATCGCAAAGCAAGTCGGCATCAAAAATGTCCTGGCGGAAGTTCTTCCTCAGGACAAGGCGAATGAAGTGAGGAAATTGCAGGAGAGAAAAATAAAAGTCGCCATGGTCGGTGACGGGATCAATGATGCGCCGGCTCTCGCGCAGGCGGATCTTGGGATCGCCATGGGAGGCGGAACGGATGTTGCCATGGAAACCGGCGGGATCGTGATCATCAGGAACGACCTCAGGGACGTCCTGACCGCGCTTGACCTTAGCCGGGATACGATGGCAAAGATCAGGCAGAACATGTTCTTTGCACTTTTCTATAATGTGATCGGGATCCCGATCGCCGCAAGGGTTTTTGTCAGCATCGGGTTGGTCCTGAAACCCGAGCTCGCAGGTCTTGCAATGGCATTCAGCTCGATCTCCGTCGTTTCGAATTCATTGCTTCTGAAATATTTCAAGCCGAACAAGAAAAATTATCTTTCCATGATCGCTCCTTTCATCCTCGCGATCCTGTTCACATTCATGTTCATCGAGTTCGGGAAGATCAGTTCAAGCATGGGAAGCGGCAGCGGAATGGAGAAAGCTGCGATCTCGGCGGAAATGAAAAATGAAATTACGGATATGGTGTCTTCGGGGCAGTCGAAAATAAACTTTACGGTCGATGGTTCTCCGAAGCTTTTCCTCAAAGCCGGCGATATCGACGGAATCAAGATCAAAGAAGGATCATCCGGCCTGAATGACAATGATATGATAGTCGGCTATGCGGAGGCGACGATGATGCAGGAAGAAAAAATATTCAGGAACATCAATGATTCGATCAATGACTTTTTCGGACTTTCATCCGTAAGGGTGACCGGGATATTGGAACCCACGGGAACAATTCTGGATTATTATCATGTTGTGAACTCAAATACTTTCAGCCGTCTCAGGAGTGATGCGGATATGAAAGCGATAAGGATGGGGCCAGAGATCAAATTGATCTATGAGACGGATGGAAATGTGCCTTTGAAATTTGTCGGAAAGATCGATTCGCTCGGTGCGATCAATATAGGCGGCAGCCAATATCAGGAAATATATCTCGGCGCCGAAGAGGCTGACGCTCTCATCAAGATGAAAGCATTCAAGACTGCGGGAGATCGCATAGAAGATCTCTTCGGCAATCGCGTGATCGTTTTGGGGGTTCTTCCCAAGACGGATACCGTTCTGGACAGGTTCTATTTCGTATCCGAAGATTTCCGTATACGCTGA